In the genome of Anopheles bellator chromosome X unlocalized genomic scaffold, idAnoBellAS_SP24_06.2 X_unloc_16, whole genome shotgun sequence, the window ctCCCGAAGGCAGCCTTCGCCGTTCGCCTTCGCACTCATACCAGCTTTCATCGCGCTACCCGACAAATCGTCCTTGGACTGACGTTACGCGTTCAACTCCTCACTTCGcgcacgaaaccgaaaccgaatttTGAGTGTTCCTTCCTCTCCTCTCCGGAGTAATTTTGATTGTTAGTATCGAAATTGAGGGTATCGAAACTAATTTGACTAATATTTCCTCTCCTTTCCGAAGTAATTTTTCTTGGAATCCGaagtaatttttctttttcttggaATTTTTCCTGGAATTATTTTGAGTATGAGTTATAACGAGAAACACCACCGCGCTCGTTCGGCGTTTTGCAGTCCTTTATTAATgccggtccacacgctgcgatctgcaatgcaatatcgcctgaagtgacatctccggagacgtcataaatgtcactgccgcgggtggaaatctgaagactcgacatgcaatttgtgaacaaatttcaaaacagggtcagtttgtcggttgacttgttgatgttttgttttggcctcttatttatattttggacgcttcgtcaacgttcgcgaaagtgtgtaactgaatttataaaaaattacgaaagtctgccatgtctttggcaactaaaaaataaaaaatatagtgatcggaataaaaaggcggaggcatacgatgccatttaaaagcaatttcctcgacactgtaacctcttcgcacgttcttttttcgctttttaaccgaaaagcacaatggtaaggcaaaccaacacagtgttgcttccatggctgattccaacatgtccaaccgacaaactggcacttgtttgaaatttgttcacaaattgcatgtcgagtcttcagatttccacccgcggcagtgacatttatgacgtctccggagatgtcacttcaggcgatattgcattgcagatcgcagcgtgtggaccggccttTAGAGCAAGCAACTCAAAATTAGTCCATCGTTCGCGGCGGTTCACTTTTCCCTCGTTTCAATCATACTTCTCTCACTCGTGCAGCCTGGCATGCCAGCATGCATGCTGCACCCTCGCTTGCATGCTGTACCTCTTGTTAGTATTACTGgagggctacatgaggcgtgaaaacttgcgtaaaattaatttgtaatatcaaatcgtttacgcttcgtgtggcagctaaaatacaaaaacgaaacgtgaaacgtgtttacgttcgtgtttttggttcgagaaaatagaaatagaagagaaatgatttgatttctgaatatttttttttaatttttttttttcgattttgttgctataccagcatataagaacttaaattatcctctgtttgtaagcaaagcgtatgcaaaaagtatttacgctcgggtttacgcctcaGCCGACCTGtgaacgttttgacagagtCGCAGCAGTTAGGCATTAATCTGCAATGTCAAtaacattacgttacgcctcatgtagcctGCCAGTTAGATTGGCAAATTCGCTTGTTTGCGGCTTGGCGTGCAAGTGAGTTGCTTGCGGCCGCTTGCAGGATCTACCGAAAGCCGCTACTGTCAGTAACAACCCGGATAATATCACAACCATAATAGAATTCCTAAAAGAAACCAACTTTTACTATTAGGTGTgtctaggcggctacacgtagcgtgaaaactagcgtaaaattaatttgtaatgtcaaaacgtttacgcttcgtgtggcagcaaaaaattaaaaacgaaatgtaaaacgtgtttacgttcgtgtttttggtccaagaaaatagaaatagaagagtttaattaataataataataataataattaattgatttctgaatttttttttctgttttttccgattttgttgctataccaacaaataagaacttaaattatcctctatttgtaagcaaagcgtgtgaaaaaaataattacgctcgggtttacggctcgcgcgaggcgtaaacgttttgacagaggcgcagcagtttggcattaatcgttaatgtcaaaaacattacggaacacctcatgtagccccacagtgtgaattaattcttgcggtttttattGGACATTTGTGACAACATTATTggacctaactacaacaacaaaacgtatgactaccttaatgaaagtattgtccgttATTAAGTAgtactttctcccatcttttaggtagttcctcgattccgtgtctatagaacttcttatctttagaagcgatctactcagagacctattttttgatattttcataagaaatgaaccgctgtgctgccaaatcgttacttatgtaacggaacaaatactagttcgaaagagcaacatctggtgaatacgcGGGGAGGTtcacagttcccatccgacattttcgggataGGTTTTTACCGGTTTTGGGATGTGGGGTCaagttttgtcattttgaaaaatcagcttatcatgtcttttatacCATTCTCGACGTTTTATGGCCAGAGCATTGCTTAAAATGTGTTTCGTTTGGGATAGGTTCGAATGTTTGGTTAAGGTTAAAAAGGGTTTGCGAttgcaattgtttttccaGAATAGCAGCCACAATTTTAAAACGATGCCATAAGCtggagccacacgaagcgtaaaaactagcgtaaaatttatttgtaatgctaaatcgtttacgcttcgtgtggcagcaaaaatataaaaatgaaatgtcaaacgtgtttacattcgtgtttttggtccgagaaaatagaaatagaagagaaatgaattgatttgtaaatatgtttttttcgattttgttgctatttcAGCAAAAcagaacttatattatcctttgtttgtaaacaaacggttgctaacagtgtttacggttGGATTTAGGGTGTGCAGACctataaacgttttgacagaagtGCGGCAGTTtagcattaatctgtaatgtcaaaaacattacgttacgcttcgtctgtcCCTACAGTTCATTCAGCACGAAAATTGCCGTTAAATCTACAAACTATTATAAAATCAATATATtctattgcaaaaaatacCGCAATTACCAAAGTTTTATCAGCATCGAAAATTATCACCTGGACGAATGTACGGTGGTGCACAAACGTGCATTTGAAGTTTGAAGAGCTTAAACCGAACATTGCAAGATCTACGCAATGACTCGAGATGTTGTGGAGGGGCAACTAATTCACTGTCTGGCGATTTCCGCCAAACACTGCCAGTAACACAAGCCAAGATAAACGGTTGCCTACGAAATGAAAGTTTGCCTCAAACCATCGAATCTACGGTCGCTATGTGAAGAaacctcttcttcttcttcctcgggAACAACCGTTGAGCGGTCTTATTTTTCACCTCTCTCTTACTCTGTATTCGCTCtagacaatgttaatctctggaTGCTTTCTGTatctgtggggctacatcaagcgtaacgtaatgattttgacattaacgattaatgccaaactgctgcggcgctgtcaaaacgtttacggctcgcgcgaggcgtaaacccgagcgtaattatttttttcatacgctttgcttacaaacagagaataatttatatttttatttgctggtatagcaacaaaatcggaaaaaacagataaaaaaattcagaaatcaattaatttctcttctatttctattttcttggaccaaaaacacgaacgtaaacacgtttcacgtttcgtttttatatttttgctgccacacgaagcgtaaacgttttgacattacaaattaattttacgctagttttcacgcttcgtgtagccccctagtatAGGTTCGCTTTTACTGGTGGGGTTGCTGGTCTCGCGCCAACCCTGCCATGCCGGTATCGGGATTCgaaacccaggccagctgcgcgacagcgacgagcattaccaactgctctatcaacgggggTCGGGGGAAGAAACTTCAGCTGACAATAAAAATTTGAGTTGCATTGCTTAATACATCTGCTGAAGATTTTTCTGAGCAATTGCTCACTATCGGTAATGGTAGAGTATTTGTCTACGAATCAAGCGGATTTATATCATTTCCTCAGTATTTCTGCAACTTTTCCTCATCGAAAGACGAATTTATCAACAAAGTATTCCCACACATCATTTCCAGCttcaaaaataatgaatggtTCAGTGTGCAAACAATTTTAGCGGCTAAGAATGCAGATGTAGATGACCTGAACTAAATAGTTCAGAATAAGATCATTGGATGCTTTCATTCAAATCCATTGTGTAACAAATGAAGACGAAGCCACGAACTATCTAATTGGATTTTTCTGCATCTGGCATACCACCGCACAATTTACGCGTAAAGGTTGACTTCGTAGTAATCATGCTTTgtaacataaaacgaaaaaaactgTGTAACGATACAAGCTTGGTGGTAAGCAAATTAATGAACAACGTGATTTACGCGATGATACTCGAAGGAAAATTTGAAGGTGAggaagttctcattccgaggatcccgaTGAGCCCAACCGATATGCCGTTCAAGTTAAAAAGACTTTAATTTCCGAACCGTCTTGCATTCGCTATGACCATTAACAAATCACAAGGCCAATCCatgaaagtttgtggtctgaatttgaaaaatcaatgtttttcacatatgtgtcaattatatgtggcatgttcacTCGTCGGATGACCAtctgcattgtttgtttttgctcctgataataaaaccaaaaatgtagtATATCATAAGGTgcttaactgaagaaaaaagaaagctaatactaataaaaaaaatttactacataaaatccaaaaccagCTTACTTATTGCcttttggggcggaacaaagttcgcctGGTCTGCTAGACTATACACTCAGTCAACTATCTATAGGCGCACCCACGTTTATACcgtatcttccaaaccgtcttttcgattctacttctggttttgggacttttttaagtaggaaaaattatgaataaacccaTTTAGTTGGAttcagtttgtttgatttttagcttttttttcgaccaaatacgatgTAGGCACTGTCAAGTTAATATAGGCGCAcctaataaaatgatcaatacgtgtgtttttttttcaagtctcTGTATTTATTGTGAGGTTTAATAGTCAGTTGGCTTTCCTGATCGCTGAATGACttggaaaattctgtttgtcataCTGTTAACCAGGTTTTCCAAAATTATTGGGTCCATTTGTTCccaagcttccaaaatggaTTCCTTAAGCTCATTAATAGagctgtattgcttcctatccGCATAAATGTGTCTAATCAATATTCTCCAGACACTTACAACTGAATTTAGATTCGCAACTGACTTCGCGCTGGCCACCCAANNNNNNNNNNNNNNNNNNNNNNNNNNNNNNNNNNNNNNNNNNNNNNNNNNNNNNNNNNNNNNNNNNNNNNNNNNNNNNNNNNNNNNNNNNNNNNNNNNNNNNNNNNNNNNNNNNNNNNNNNNNNNNNNNNNNNNNNNNNNNNNNNNNNNNNNNNNNNNNNNNNNNNNNNNNNNNNNNNNNNNNNNNNNNNNNNNNNNNNNNNNNNNNNNNNNNNNNNNNNNNNNNNNNNNNNNNNNNNNNNNNNNNNNNNNNNNNNNNNNNNNNNNNNNNNNNNNNNNNNNNNNNNNNNNNNNNNNNNNNNNNNNNNNNNNNNNNNNNNNNNNNNNNNNNNNNNNNNNNNNNNNNNNNNNNNNNNNNNNNNNNNNNNNNNNNNNNNNNNNNNNNNNNNNNNNNNNNNNNNNNNNNNNNNNNNNNNNNNNNNNNNNNNNNNNNNNNNNNNNNNNNNNNNNNNNNNNNNNNNNNNNNNNNNNNNNNNNNNNNNNNNNNNNNNNNNNNNNNNNTaaattacagaaaaaaaagtctcgtttatatttgattcaCCCTCGtacaaaaataatgaatggtTGAGTAAGTGAGCAATTGTAGCGGCTAAGAATGCTGATGTAGATGACCTGAACTACATAATTCAGGATAAGATCATTGGAACAATTCATTAAAATCCATTGACAAATGAACACAAATGACGTTACAAATAAAGATGATGCTACCAACTAtccaattgaatttttaaactccTTGGATGTGTCTGGCTTACCACCGCAAAATTTAGGCCTAAAGGTTGGCTCCGTAGTAATCATgattcgaaacataaaccaaccaaaactgtGCAACGGAACGCGTTTGGTGATAAGcaaattgatgaacaatgtGATTTACGCGACGATACTTAGAGAAAAATTTGAAGGTGAggaagttctcattccgaggatcccgaTGAGCCCAACCGATATGCCGTTTAAGTTTAAAAGACTTTAAATTTAAGATCCGTCCTGCATTCGCTATGATCATTAGCAAATCCCTAGGTcaatccttgaaagtttgtggtctgaatttggaaaatcaaAGATTTTCCCTTGGGCAATTatatgtggcatgttcacGGGTCGGAAGACCATCTacgttgtttgttcttgtgCCTGcataaaaaatgtagtgtatgacaaggtgcttaactgaagcaaaaagaaagcctTAAAAACCTATTAAAGAATCGTTAAGATGCCAgatttttacaatttatcctaataataataaataaaaaattgaactCGATAACAtccaaaatctgtttacttattGCCTCTGAGGCAGAACAAAGTTTGGCGGGTCTGCTagtttggttataaaaaacggcgtgctatttttcgatggttgaacttatctttgaaaggttcattcatttcatttatatataaaacacaatttttgttgcagaaaattgggaaatattaaaaacttgcTTCCAAAGTGGTAGATCACAAAGCGTACATTATTTCCAAAGCTCATAtaattgaagctcatttccacgtccgtggctatgttaataagcagaattgtcgttttTGGAGTTctgaaaacccacacgtcgtgcaagagaagcgaATACATCCAAAAAGACTGACTGTTTGGCGCAGACTTTGGGCTGGCAGAACCAACGGCCAtcgtatgaatgaatgaagaaggagccgccgtaaccgtcgatgaTGTACGCTACCGAGCAATGTCGGCTGATTGGTTCTCCTGCGACATTGAAGCTAAGAACTTGGACAACATGTGGTTTCAAAAGGACGGCGCTACTtaccatacagcgacagccacgatcgattgtttgcgccACATCTTCGGACATCAAATGACTAGCAgaaatggtgttgtgaattgtCCTTCAAGAAGTTGCGATTTGACCCCATTGGACTATTATCTTTGGGGATCGGTGAAAGACAACAAACGAACAACTATTGACGGACTCAAGACCGACATCCACATTGCCATTGTCGAGATTGAACCACAGAtagtcgaaaatgtactcaaaaataggacGATCGAATGGGTTACTGCTAAATCAgtcgtggtggacattttaCCAAAgatggtttttatttaaaaaaaattaagaatcaacctatcaaacattcaaacatcGAACAATATTCAGCCGTATTATTAACCAAATGAAGAAGCGTTCACTTATTTGACCACCCTTTATCAGTTTTGACTTTAATCAAGGTTCtaattcattttattaattgttatcgcacagaaaaaaattacCATGTTTTCACCGCATGAAAAAAGTGTTTAGCGTTATGTTGTGTCTATTATGTGGGTGTTTTGCTTGTAGTCATGTATTCATTCGGGTGGTGAGTATTGAGGCAAAAAGAGGCATAAACTAAAGCAAAATACACTCAAACTTATTTTGAGCTACGGAAATTATAAACATAATAATCCCTGTCCTTGATCAATGAATATCTTACATTATTCCCTACAACAAGCtgtaaaataatattttagAGATCGCAAACGCATCAAGGCCGGTTGCAATGTCGAACAAAACATGTAGTAACCCCGCCTCATATATTGATATTCCTACGCATGTGCAAAATACTGAATGAGATTCAAGCTGTCCTTAATGAGGCGTCTAACTGTTGGATAGTGAAGTGAAGATCACTCAAGTATAGTTTTCGTATCGATTGAAAACAGCAGTTACAATTTTTATTCAGAAATCCTAAGCAAGCCTAGTCACAAATGTGAAAAGCTAAAGAACAGATTGATAAATAGGTAAAAACAGGTGCGTACTTACCCGCCATAATTGTGAAGTTTCGTCGACTCGAGCTGCCGAGCAGCTTCTTCAGTTCTTTTCAGCAACATTACCTGTCAATATTTTCAGGATGCATTGAGTGTTTGCATTTCTAAATAGTACAAGAGCCGCCTACCTTTTGGTTGAGGTTTCTAAAGTACATATCTTGAATCATCGTGGCGCGTCGTTGTGTTGCATTGGTCCGAGAGATAATGCGTAAAACACCCTGTTCTGACACGTATCGGCAGATGGCAGCACGAATCGTTTTCTGAAACTCCTTATGAACACCATCAATTTTAGCactgtaaaacaaaatgaaatgaaaaaaaatcagagcATAAGCGGCCTGCGTAAACTAAAGACACATATAAAACAGAGGTAGAAGGAAAGGTGGGTAAACGGAAGGCAACTATAAATCCAAAAACACTCACTACTCCTGCACCTCTTGCGGCACGACGATTTCGAatcggtggaaagttttttcATTGATTGGTGGATTCGTGTTAACTGGCCGGATCCGGTCGGAGTGCACGATCTCGGTGTAGTTATGATCCCATCCGACATACTCAACGACAAAGAATTCGCCCTTCATCATCTGGAAGTTTGATAGCGTTGTTTGGTGTGATTGGCTCGCAGCACTGACACTGCACAAATCGTGGATTTTCAATGACAATCATGTTTTTGCCATTCTATTTATTATCAAGGaccttttttgtatttccCAAGTTAAGTTCGCTTACCTTTAGCATTGCCCGCCACCATCCGCATGCCTCATTGTCATCCGAACGTGAAAAAACCTCCACTTCCATTCGCTCGGCGAGACTGGTCACATTATCGCCAGGTGGTAACCGTacttgattgaaatgaaacttggACTCCGTCTGCCACCtgcagaaggaaaaaaagcgGCGCGATATTGTAAATGAAAGACGAAAACACTTTAACTAGCTAGGGATCAACGGGCCTGTGTACTCACTCATTTTCAAACTCCACTAGCACACCATCGTCGAAAACGTCCTTAACGATGCCctacacaaaaaaacgagcaGTAAGGACGTAACAATAAATACAACCATTATATCGCGTTGATCTGAGCTTAAATTAAAAAGCAAGACTTAGGACGCAGGATGGTAGAAGACATTATTATAAGTTCAACAACATGTTATattaacataaacaaaacCTTATAACAATAAACGTTTGTTATAACATATAACAATAAACACTTCTGATGAAAGCAAGATttgaaaaacttaaaaatacGGTGAATAAAACGGTATGAAAACATTCATGGAAAGGACCAGACAAAGATAAAGAACTAAAGAATCATGCAACTTTGAAAACATGTTAAAACatatttgaaaattatacCACCTGGATTGTCATTAAATAGAGTAGAGTAGAGTTAAATCGGTCACGATTGCACCCTTCCTTGAGGCGGTTATATATACAAGTAGAACTTCAAGGTAATATTATTACTAATTTAATAACTTGATGAAAGAGATGCATAGTTGGACAGGAAAATCATGTCCACATTTTCAATAGAGCAAAGCAAGGGTTTACTTCTTATTAGCTTTTCCCGACAGATTATTGATTGCGATGTCTTTACGTTGTAAACATAACAGGTAGGACACCTGTTTTGACAGCATCTCCTGGCGTCATTTCTTAGTTTTCCGTGAAATCGGACAGtaaaacaagaacaagaacacAACAATTTAGATTCACTTTACCTGATTAGTTTAAGTTACTTGAGTTCTTATGAACCACGTACACTACCAATCGTATGAGCTGCACCTATATCTAAATATGATTCACCTTAAACAATGCAGTTGAGGACTGTTTCGTTCCAGAAACGATATCATTTTCAGGTACTGACATAAAAAGGCAAAATTGTCTTATCTATATTCACCAAAACTGAGacgtgaaagaaaataattaaaaagagTACGAGCGGTGGaggaaataaaagaaagagaaCAAAGTTTTAAAAAGGACAAAGAGAAGCTTATGAAATGTACAAAGGATGCAATAGTATAAATTTTGGCCGTAGTGAATGAGAAATTCAACCTAGCCCGTTGAAAGACTCCCCACCAGTTAAAATGCAACCAAGCCGTAAATGCCAAACACTTCCTTCCTACGCCGGTAACatagtaaaaaaaacacgagcaGCGTGTGAAGATGACGATATTCACCTTATAGTACGCACAATTATCACCACATACTTCGACTGCGAGTTCGtccattttgtattttttatgaatatttcCCCGCTTAGCCGACACAAAACTTTCAGCATACACGCCTTTAATGTCGCTCAACGCGTAACAACTAACTTTGATGGACTGTATATTCACAAGTAATGCTGCTCGACCACATGAACCGTAAATCGGAGCGCGAAAACGTCAGAtcctttacgcttcgtgtagtCGGttcaaaatataaaaccaaaatgtcaaacgtatttacattcgtgtttttggtccgagaaaacagaaatcgaagagaacgaaattggtttctgttttatgtttatatatttttaatattgtttctgttaataatatatttttacgtatatttttctgttaatatttctattgtttgtttagattttgttgctataccagcaaattagaacttacattatcctctgtttgtaaacaaagcgttttcCAACGGTTTTTCAGGCATCTTTTTGACATAAGCCCAAACAGTatggcatttatctgaaatgtcagattGTTCGTTTTCACTTCGTGTGGTCGCGCAGATACATTGCAGCAGTTCGGTAACGCGATTCAGACCGAGGTCGTCCACAGCAGTCGCCCATGAAACTGCACCAATGCAGTACACAAAATTTTCAGTATATAAGTATCGTACTATAATAGATGTATATCAATATGACATAACATATAAAGAATTAAGCAATTGTTGTTCTACGAGTATCGAGCTACCATAATTATTCTGTCATTTTCATAGGCTCAAAACGAATATTTTACAATATAATTTGCATTTATATATCAAACACTAACTCGTGTACATTTACAACGTACATGAACAATATCGAGCAGATATCTACTGTCATGATATGGTGCCGAGATTACAATCCCAAATTGCACTCAACAGAAGCTCTAAATTCGTCAAAGACCAGAACTTTATTTGGTGGAAATGAATACGCAACATAGAGTAAAAGAGAAACAGATAGGCAAAACTGGTAAAACCcccccagcgggcaaaatcaCGCGACTTTATCCCatttctccctgtttcttcTTGCCTCACCCCCCTGAGGTCCACAATCGAGTCCGGACTCGTTGTGTCTCGCAatcccagcgggcaaaatcgcatggtcgcacgacacttttcggctcgcgcccagcgggcaaaaaccgtcgtgcGACCTCTTTCCCAgcgcccagcgggcaaaatcgcgcgacttttccccgtttctccctgtttcttcgTGCCTCACCCCCCCTCAGGCCCACAATCGAGTCCGGACTCGTTGTGCctcgcaacttcatcgacttgtatcaaccgccatcctttttccacgtgagcgagaggattttcgttctccctcttctgggtgtttgtcgatatttgactGCAACATTAGGACTTCGACGATTTcagcgaaagttgcacatgcaacgctcggttaccatcgaggtggtcaaataaaaagtctaaactttgtgagttctttttttgtaatttggccacgttaacgctccttttcgatcaaagttagtcttaactgtgatcattgcaaaatattactGACCGTTTATTactgatttgagaagaaaacacaaaagtagaaacgctttttgaataaCTATTTTGGTCATCGTAATCGCGTCAAATTCTACTGTGATTCAGCTGTTGTGACTGAaaattttttgacagctcgtttgttttggttcgaacaCAGCTTGAAGTGCGGGCAAAATGTGATACTGCAAAAAGGTAAGTtcttcggtgtttttcacatatttgcagtgaaaaacgcaCATATATATTATCACAAATagataattctttgtttgtttcagtttgcagCAGTGGCGCGAATGAAAAGGCAGCAAAAGGGCACCAGTGCAAAAGGGATTAGGAACTATTCGGTGTATGTGCATGGAACAGGTTGGTTTTATCGTAAATATTTCGAGCAATTTCGCTGTACTAACTCATAATTCTTTCCTCAGCAGGGTTGGACCATGAGGACCATGAGGAGGACAATAAGGAGGAAACCGTGGAAGAGGCAGAATCGGAGCGCGGAAGAGCCTTTTCTCCGTCTcgccccaccggcagcatatcATCGGCAGCACCCCAACGAGGGATGGCACTCGCAGTGTTCGATAGCGTAAGTTATTAGTGAAGCTTGAACGTgaagatgaaagaaattaaatgtaaactttaaaattgaataaattagttAATAGTTATAAACTGAATGTTGCGATTTGGATGTTTTTTGCGCTGAAATGCGCACCGGACATTTTGGGTAGTCCGGTGCGACACGAAAGAAAGGGAACAgagaatatgaagaaaacgtaGCGTGACATGCCGAAAAGTCACGCTGCGACGTTACATTTTTCGGCTCgttttcaatgaaaacgagccgaaaagtgtcgtgcgaccatgcgattttgcccgctgggttaTAACGAGGATGTCGCGTCTTTATTAGGCTCTCCATTGGAAATTATAAAGAGCCGTACcgcctgcaacgcttcgttataaggaacgctttaacgatgtgtgtgtgtgtgccatattcatccgtaccctacccattcgTATCACACATTCGTACCCCCtgtttcggatctaaatacgcgGTTTACACTCGGATCTAAATACACACgcggtttaaattttaacacctttatttattattggtaaaaaaacacgatcaaaACACCActatacatacatacaccgtTCTCCAGCGTCCAACGGCACCGCAGCCTCATGCAGCACTGGTTTACTGATGAAGACCGCTCGTAAGGTTCGGTCAGcagtcgtcacctgaaagtaaaaaaagtatcaatattctttccaattgatcaagcgatcggtttattatacttaccaagctgtgtagaaacgatttcggcagctgcaagaagcaaaagaaacagattaatgtcgaaaaactacgccactctgcgcgaacatgacgagcgatctttgatcactctgatcgccaa includes:
- the LOC131214129 gene encoding fragile X messenger ribonucleoprotein 1 homolog — encoded protein: MDELAVEVCGDNCAYYKGIVKDVFDDGVLVEFENEWQTESKFHFNQVRLPPGDNVTSLAERMEVEVFSRSDDNEACGWWRAMLKMMKGEFFVVEYVGWDHNYTEIVHSDRIRPVNTNPPINEKTFHRFEIVVPQEVQEYAKIDGVHKEFQKTIRAAICRYVSEQGVLRIISRTNATQRRATMIQDMYFRNLNQKVMLLKRTEEAARQLESTKLHNYGG